In Miscanthus floridulus cultivar M001 chromosome 5, ASM1932011v1, whole genome shotgun sequence, one genomic interval encodes:
- the LOC136452444 gene encoding ATP synthase subunit epsilon, mitochondrial-like isoform X1, protein MSATTAAVPFWRAAGMTYIGYSNICAALVRNCLKEPFKSEAASREKVHFSISKWADGKQEKPKSSRSVRGLGKGVSGKPYPRLCNARRPRLEPGTFRSQALSAQKMNKGLVPW, encoded by the exons ATGTCGGCGACCACGGCGGCGGTGCCCTTCTGGCGGGCGGCGGGGATGACCTACATCGGCTACTCCAACATCTGCGCTGCGCTGGTCCGGAACTGCCTCAAGGAGCCCTTCAAGTCCGAGGCCGCGTCCCGCGAGAAGGTCCATTTCTCCATCTCCAAGTGGGCTGACGGCAAGCAGGAGAAGCCCA agagctcccgctctgtgcggggtctggggaagggtgttagtggcaagccttaccctcgcctgtgcaatgcgaggagaccgcgactcgaacccgggaccttccggtcacaggcg CTGTCCGCACAGAAGATGAATAAAGGTCTGGTGCCATGGTGA
- the LOC136452444 gene encoding ATP synthase subunit epsilon, mitochondrial-like isoform X2, protein MSATTAAVPFWRAAGMTYIGYSNICAALVRNCLKEPFKSEAASREKVHFSISKWADGKQEKPMQRAPALCGVWGRVLVASLTLACAMRGDRDSNPGPSGHRRCPHRR, encoded by the exons ATGTCGGCGACCACGGCGGCGGTGCCCTTCTGGCGGGCGGCGGGGATGACCTACATCGGCTACTCCAACATCTGCGCTGCGCTGGTCCGGAACTGCCTCAAGGAGCCCTTCAAGTCCGAGGCCGCGTCCCGCGAGAAGGTCCATTTCTCCATCTCCAAGTGGGCTGACGGCAAGCAGGAGAAGCCCA tgcagagagctcccgctctgtgcggggtctggggaagggtgttagtggcaagccttaccctcgcctgtgcaatgcgaggagaccgcgactcgaacccgggaccttccggtcacaggcg CTGTCCGCACAGAAGATGA